The Dokdonia sp. 4H-3-7-5 genomic interval GAGATTATAACCTGAAACTAGCACAACGAAGAGTAGCAGCAACAAAAGAGTTCCTTAAAGCCTTTACAATAGATACGCTTCAAGCAATAGGTGAGCTACAAGATGCTTCGTGGAGAGCACGACGCGTAGATATTTCTGTAATAGTTAAAGAAAAGAATATTCCAGATAGTTCTAACTTTATTGTAAATGAACCAAAAAATGAAGGAAATAAAAGACGAATGTTGTCTTCACGAAATCTTGATATTACTTCTTATAGCGAATTAGAAATTAATGAAACAACTGTTTTATTTGGCGTTTTCTTTAAAGGTGGAACAGACAAAATGCTGGGTAGTAGCAGTGTTATAACGCTTAGAAAAGTAGTACGTTTTTTAGAAGGATATCCTACTAGAAAGATTTTAATAACAGGCCATATTTGTTGCTCCCCTGATAGAGAACCACAACTAGATGGATATAATAACAGAACAGGTAGTATGACACTATCTGAAGATAGGGGTAAAATGGTATATGATTATCTCATAAAAAACGGAATTTCGGCAGGTAGATTGAAATATCGTGGAAAGGCCTATACAGAACCATTAGACTGGGAAGAAACTAAGAATCGTAGAGTAGAGATGACGATTCTAGAATAGTCAAAAACAGATTTTGGGTAGTCCCTTTAAACCACAAAAAAAGTGGATACCTATCGCTAGATATCCACTTTTCATCATCGTCAATTAATCCTTATTCTTCTTCTCCTGTGCGTTCTCCTTCGTTTCTAAAAACGAGTTTGTCGTCAAAGGAATCTACTAATATCACACTGTCTGATGCAACTTTACCGCTCAAAATTTCTTTTGATAACTGGTTGAGCACCTCGCGCTGCATTGCTCGTTTTACAGGTCTTGCACCATATTCTGGCTGGAAACCTGCTTCCGAGATAAAGTCTATTGCTTGTTTTGTAGCATCTAGGGTAATGTTCTGTTGAGAGAGCATTTTTTGAATCCCTTTAAACTGCAACTTCACAATATCCCTAATATCCTTTCGCGTAAGCGGACTAAACATCACAATATCGTCGATTCTATTTAAGAATTCTGGTCTTATGTTTTGTTTTAATAAACCTAATACGTCAACCTTTGCAGACTCCATCGCAGCATCTACATCTGGAATTGCCTCAAAACGCTCTTTTATGATATGACTACCCATATTTGAAGTCATAATTATAATGGCATTTCTAAAGTCGGCAGTGCGGCCTTTGTTATCTGTAAGTCTACCTTCATCAAGCACTTGTAATAACACGTTAAAAGTATCTGGGTGTGCTTTTTCAATCTCATCTAGTAAAACTACAGAGTATGGACGACGTCGCACGGCTTCCGTAAGCTGGCCACCTTCGTCATATCCCACATATCCTGGAGGCGCTCCCACTAGACGGCTCACACTGTGACGCTCTTGATACTCACTCATATCTATGCGCGTCATCGCATTCTCATCATCAAAGAGATACTCTGCCAGTGCCTTTGCAAGTTCTGTTTTACCTACACCGGTTGTTCCTAAAAATAAGAACGAACCAATTGGTTTTTTCTGATCTTGCAATCCTGCACGACTGCGTCGTACGGCATCACTTACTGCTACAATAGCTTCTCGTTGTCCTACCACACGTTTGTGCAGCTCGTCTTCTAGCTGAAGTAACTTCTCACGTTCTCCCTGTAGCATTTTTTGCACTGGGATTCCTGTCCATTTTGCAACTACCTCTGCAATGTCTTCGCTGGTTACTTCTTCCTTAATAAGCGAAGTATCTGCTTGACTTGCAAGATCCTTTTGTAGCTCCTCAAGGTGCTCTTGAGCATCTTTTATTTTACCATAGCGTAGCTCTGCCACAAGACCATAATTACCTTCTCGCTCGGCAATTTCTG includes:
- a CDS encoding OmpA family protein, which codes for MRLTIILLFTSMLVHTQEVSYLSIYFNTDSYEVVSKERVKLDSLVKHHDRDSIRLVLKGYTDQFAGRDYNLKLAQRRVAATKEFLKAFTIDTLQAIGELQDASWRARRVDISVIVKEKNIPDSSNFIVNEPKNEGNKRRMLSSRNLDITSYSELEINETTVLFGVFFKGGTDKMLGSSSVITLRKVVRFLEGYPTRKILITGHICCSPDREPQLDGYNNRTGSMTLSEDRGKMVYDYLIKNGISAGRLKYRGKAYTEPLDWEETKNRRVEMTILE